Genomic DNA from Telopea speciosissima isolate NSW1024214 ecotype Mountain lineage chromosome 2, Tspe_v1, whole genome shotgun sequence:
TCATAGCTATAAGTTCTGGAATCTTTAGAATAATCCTGTACAAAATACACATGATTTTTTGGATCACAAGTCAATAAATATTTTCTTCCAAATCTAGTTAAGAATGGAGCAACGCCTATAAGGAATGAGGGAGAGGGTTGGTttcaaagggggagaaaaaatatttgatcataaagataaataaataataaaggcTACTAATAATttggaaaaaattaaaaaagaaagaaaaaaagacaatgAAGGAGAGAGGGtatttaaataagaaagaaagattaaGTAGTCGAGTGAAAAAATAGTCACGAAACATGAATTTGTGTTTTTAATATggtttttatataatagtatgatatataaagaaaaaatttcatcGAAACTATAATCTGCACAGAATATTTtgcaaagaaacaaagaaatacaACTGTTTAATGATGCCAGCATGCTGTAAAATGACCCAAGGAGAAAGAAACTGCACTTTTTGGTATTATTAGCGACAACAGCTTTTGattgaaaatggagaaaagaaaaaaaggaaagattgaTGGCAGAAAGACTTAAATCCCAGACTACTATGAAAACAATGAGAACTGCACACAAGCACAGCTATGTATCATCCAATAGAATTTAGAAGGCAATGCAGCATGCCAGCATGTGCATTCTCCCTATACTTCATTATGCAGACTATATACTTCAACGTTTGGCATGTTGGGATAGTTTGTCACATAGCACTGCCCAATCTGCAGCCTATCTTTAACTGTTGAACCTTTTCTCCACACTATTTGCAATAGGTCCATAAAATTAACTGTTAGAATTATCAAGTCCACCTAAAATAAAACCATAAATTCATCAAAAATTGGTAGAAACGGTACAAATGTTAAATATGTAACTCTCAGAACAAGAGATTTATAATGGGCAGTGATTAGGGCACATCCCAACTTTGTTAAAGGGTTGCACCCCATGCCTTCTTTATAATACTCCCACTGCCGTGGGTTGCTCCCCTTGAATAAACAATTCCGGGTTTGCCCAAATCACTGTCTTTCTAGTTAATTATGAGTGTCGGTGCAAATTATGTAATATAGAACAggatttttttatgagaaaatatGTACTGATAAAACTAAATATCCAAAAAGCTACAAAGATGCTATCTAGTATGTGTGAGTCTTTTTCTACCCTAGCTTTAACTGCTTATCAGTCAGCAAAATTGATCTGGGACCTGTTTTGCTTATTAATAATTACAGTACCATTGTTCAAAATCAGAGTTGAAAGATGTCAGACATATATTTAAGTAATGGGCAAGGGTTTTCTGAGCCGCCGGGGTATTCTACACCCTCTCCTATTATTATCATCAAATTCCCCAGCATCACTTATTTTTCTCCTAGAAAAACAGTCACAACAGCCAGGACGCAATGTTTCGGTTGCTCGTGATGGTTTACCGCCATCTTGTGGAAACAGTGACCGCATGTATAGCATCTATCAACAGCTGATAGCATTCATCCCATCCCAAACATAAATCCTTTCCCTACTCAACAGTAGTAAATCAGATGGAAGCAAGAATTCATTAGTAACCTGGAAGAACATATCCAAGCAAATTTAAACTCATTTTGGTAATGTTCTCCTATACTGTTTTGAACTCCATGATTCAAGAAAGTAAACCACTAAATCTGCAGGCTCAAGGTTAGAACCATTGGCTCACCATTTCACATGCTTGAAAGATGTCTGCTAGTAATGCCCCTGCTTGCAGCTTATTTAACTTGTAAACAAACCACTCCCCcagcctatatatatatatattgcaagAGTCCCAGAGGAGCTCCTGATATTATTGTCTTCATACTGTAAAATTCATTTGCATCTATTCCATTCTCTAATCAATCAGAGGCAGCAAAAGGAAACTAATAGCTACTGTCTTAAGAGTAAAGGCAAACAATGGAGTTCAGGTACTCACCATATAATGTGACACAGAAAAGCTGACTGTTCAGGTACTCATGTCATGCCTCCCTATATGACCAAGTCCATTGAACAACAGCAAACAGCCATTGGAGACCAACAAATTTATGTTCCCAAAGCCAGTTATTCAAGTAGAACCCTAAGAGGAGTCACCTCATGTATCTCAACAAATAATATCCATCATTTCTTACTGCTTACAGAACTAACAAACAATTTCAATAGCTACAAACCAAGGTCTGCAAGCGCACTGTACATGCATGCGTGACGGTTGGGTGGGTGAGCTTCTCAGGGGCTGAGACAGATAACAATTGAGAATGACAGCCTAGAGGATATCACTAAGTTTGATATACACTTTGTCACATTGTGGTTCATGTATGGGGAGgaggaaaaaaatgaaagaaagaattaaagaaatggTCTAAACCATGTATATAGAAGGAAGACTCTCACTTTACGCAAtattaatgataaaaaaatgaTATGATTCAGAACCCAGATGTCTGCTGGAAGTTTATTAGGACCTTTGGAGCTTGcttcaaaaaaaaactcctcCATGTCCCCTCTTTAATAACTTGAAGCCTGAAAAAGAAGGGGCGAAAAATCCAGCAAGGTACTAACTATGCTGTTCTTGCTAACAAACAAAAGTGCACAATTAGCATCACAACCATTTGCAAACAATTATGTTTAACTCCAAAGAGAGCAAAGGTTACATTGGGAGAATTAAGTCTGTGAGACTCCAACCAAAAACTCCAGTACACAGACTTGTAGTATGACACTCCATAAAGTACGGTGATAAAAAGATAACAGTCTTACATAACACAGAAAACACAACTTAGGAACCATTCACATTGAAATATGACAGAATATACACCAAATATAAAGGAAAGCATGCCCAAACTATGAAGTATATATTAAAATGGCTAAGGCCCAACTTCGGCTCAGGCTGTTGGTTTCACTGCCACCACTAGATCTGCCTATTGCTCTTGCACTAATCATGTGATCCTTTATAATAAACATGTCTAGGCGACGCCTAGGCATTCAGGTGCCTTGGTTGCCCTTGCATCTGgaccccctccaatgccttgggtcgtctagacgccatgacaactatgagaATAAGAGGAGATTGAATCCCAAAGAGAGTGCTTAGGGAACTCAAAAGGTGGGGGTATGACATATATGAATATGAATTGGGAGAAAAGTAGCCACTCAGTAAAAATTGAGTTTGTGAGTTGAAGACCATCGCAAGAGATACCTAAAAAGTTTCAATTATTTTCAATTTGGAGGGACCATGCCCCTCTTTACCTCCAAATTCCACTCATAGAACTAATTTACGTCTTCATGCTGCTGCAAATTCAACAAAAGTAACCCCTCATCAGAATAATCAGGAATTCATTGAGATGATCAATCCTTCGATTGGTCAAACTGGTCAAGGTCACCATACTCTAAAATACATGACTTTGCACAGAAAAAACTTTAACCATACTCAACAATCATGGAACATCCACAAGGTCATCAAGCATAACCCCAACTACAAAAATAACTAGCATTCTAAGATAGAGAAATGGATATCATTCCAGTGATTAGGCTGTGAGGAACAAAAGTTGAGGATGGAAACCTCTAAAACCTAAATGTAAAAATTAGGAACCATAGAAAAAAAATCTGTAAAATAGAGTCACAATCTGATAGATCATCCAATAAGTGAAGGGCAAATCTCCACCTTTTATATGAAGGATAAATATATCTTTAAAGATACAGCCCTGGTACATACATTCTGAGAGATGAAGCCCTTGATCAATTTGAGTCCTTTTACACTGAGCTAAAACAGCACTGGATTTAGGTTCAAGAACAGCCACCTAGGATTAATATCTCAGTTCTAATTTTACAAAGCAAAGTCTCTATTGCAACTCAACGCGACTCCCACTCCTTTAGCTTCTTGCTTCCTTTGGGTTTTGCTATTGGTGCATTCATCCCCGCCATTTTAGCATTGTATTTTGCACGAAGAGGATCATTATATGTCCATCTGCATAACAGTCAACAAAAAGATAGTCAGTGGAATTTACAGGGAAATTATTTCACTCAAACTGTAACCTAAGACTTCTTATAATAAATTGAGTGGTAAAAGGGCTGAATTTAAAAAAGTTGGTTCAACTGTTAAACTAAAACATGGAGTTCTGATCAAGTTTACTAATCTGAAATGCCCAAACCTGGGTATCTCGcaaagaagaaattcaattggAGAGAGAGACTAAGATAAAGAAACAGTGTTTCCTGAGGTTGCATCATTGCCAAACCCTCTAAAGGTAGCCTCAAAGATTATTAAGTATGTGATCTGTTCCCAAATGAATAACGGATAAATTATTCAAGCATATTCGCTaacaaacaaacacacacacacacatatacacACATGTTAATGTGACTATACTCAAACAAATGCACACACCCGAGATGGGCGCACGCAAAAATGACAAACCAATATTTGAGTGGAGACTTTGAGTATGGTTCAATAACATGTTCTGCATGTTTCATCAATACTAACCATCCTAACAATAAGCCACTACTTGGTTATGAATAGCATAAAACTGCACAACTTTGATATTCCTAACAGTATATGGTCAGAAACTGTCTCACTAAAGCACAAACAGATATTAATTTTCCCAATGAAATCTTCAAACAAAAGATCACCATCAAATCAACACAATTCTTGGGGTGCATCACTTCCGGAACTTTAGAGAGTTAGGAATTTATTAAACGTACAAGGTACACAACTTGGAATAGGGTTGGCCATCTTACATCAAATACCATgtcttccccccacccccctagTTTGATATATATGAACTATGAAGAACTTAACGGAATATGTTAGACATTAAGAGTATCAAAAGGAATGTATAAACACAAGTGAAGATAGAAAAGCAGAGCAACACAGCACTAAAGATATATGCCTAGAAAATTAATGCAGAGAATACTAAACAAAACTGATAATTCAAATAACTGAAAAAATTAGGaattcaaaaaccaaaaagaggAGGCAAGTTAACATACGGATTGTTCCAATCAGTTGTATCTTCATTGACAAGATGGGTCCATTTAGTCCTCCCACTACGACCGAAGTGCTTGACTTGCATGACCTTGGGCAATATTGTTTTATCCATCTTATCCTCCCCAGTTGGAGCAGAGAAATCACGAGTGAAGACTTGATCCGTGCCAGCGGTTGCGGCATGATCATCAGGAGCAGACTGGTAGAAAGCCCCCTTGTGGTAATACTTCTGCATGAACTTCCATTTCTGCTTGGGTTGGGAAGCAGGCTTTGGATTCTTCCTCTCCCACTCCCTTCTCTCCTCGTCAGTCATGTTCCTCACCTTCTcaatctcttccttctccttcaacaTTGCCTCCCGGTCTTCCCTGTCCCTCTTGATCCTCGCAATCTCTCTGGCCTTCCAAGTTTCATATTCCTCTGCTTCATTAACCTCATCATCAGTATCCACATCAGCAATATTAGCTTCCACTTCCATATTCTTCTGAATCTCTTCGTCCTTCCTGATCTCTTCGACAACAATCTGTTTAGTCTcaatctttctctcttccaactTCATTTTCAGTTTCTCCTCAAGGGCCcgttcttcttcctcaagccgCTCGCGCTCAGCTATGGTGTCCCTTTCCGTCCTAGGAACAAAAACAGGCTTCACCATAGCAATAcccatcatttcttcctcagaGTCTGTCTCATACTCGgattcctcctcttcctcttcctctgcctCCTCTTCGTCCTCTTCTGGAAGAAGTGCAGCTTCTTCTTGCTGTCTCTGCAGCAATTTCTCcctaattcttcttctcctttcctccaAAGCATCCTCGTCCTCCTCCTCTAAATCCAAACCCTCTTGCCTCCTGTTCTCCTCTTCTTCAGTGGAAACAATCTCAGCTTGACGAATGCGACGATGATCAGCCCTAACTTCTTCACGATTATCAGCCCGATTCTCTGCGAGACGACGCAGCCGAGGATCATCTTTCCTAAAAACAAGCGAATCTTCATCCTGTCTAGGGAAGGCTTTCTCCAAGGCAACAGACTTTGCCACCTTAATGTCACCATCTTCATCAGCATCATCTGCCCATTCAGGTGCTTTACCAGGCCAGTACCGTTTAACCTTAGTCTGCCCAATCTTCCCTCTGAGCTTATCCCTAATTGCGATAACTGTATCGCTAACACCGGCCGTTACAGACATGGTTGCTAGTGATTTGAAACACCCGAAAACTAGAGATTAATGGAGTGAAGCTCAATAAACCCTAGAAGCGAAACTTcaattttctctttcaatccAAACAACCTTGAATTTCCCCTTCAACCCATCAATTTCCCTATGTTTGATAGaactggagagagagagggggagcaGAGATTTGAATCAAAGATTATATATGACAAAACATTAGGTgcagaaatagagagagagaggatcttCGGTGTTACCTTTGACAGAGCAGAACCCTGGACAACGAAGATCCTAAAAGGAGAAATAGGCAAGACCGTCACATGTAAGGGTTTTTCAGTTCGggttggttcggttttgatttgggtTTATTCAATTTGACTTCGGGTTGAATTCGATTTGGTTATCCAATTTGAATTCGGTTCCAATTTTACTCTAGTTCCTTTAAGGGGTGTTGTGCCGCAACGTAGGCTGCTCCCAGGCACATGGAGGTGGGTACAATGATCACCCTGGCCCcggagtggcaggcccatgtgtttggacgtagcttgcgctgcggcacagagaacagtctCCCTTCCTTTAAATTGTAATAGGATTGGGGAAATTgaaatgggagaatgttctctgtgccgcagcgcaggctagGCTTAGGCATATGGGCAACCtgtgcagggggtagggtggtcattgcgcccacccccatgtgcctgggtgcagtctgcactgcggcacagagaacagcaccccaacCAAAATTTACAAAATCTTTGGATCGtcttggtatcatttttcattttgtttatgacctcttctaaaaaaaatcattaataaaaatagagtaaatatcatcccctcccctctaagtaacCATAATATCAAACTCctcccccaagttttgaataataatAATGCCTTCcactacttttgaaagattctgtCAACGATACCCTAATCGTTAAAAAAGTCATGACGTGGGCATGTACAAATTGTCTAaaaccccataatacccttaatgtaattttatttcagttttttccTCTTCAACCCCTTACCCTGTGAGAACCGGGGACAACAGTCatcctttctttgttttctatcCTCAACGAATTACAGCGCGAAATCCATGAACCTGAGCCACGGAATACCAAACTTGGAAACCTTCTCAGCCTTTCAGCTTGGTTCGAACAAGATGACGATGCCGCCACTGCTATTGATGAGGAcgacaaagaagaagaggaagaacctcCCTCCACCGCAGCTCTGTCTGGTTTCGTAAGACCACCATGCAGTACAATGACCAGCATTAATTGAACATTTTCAAAATGTACAGAAAGGGCGAGAAAGACAAATAGAGCagataaaccctagatctgGATCGTAAAACAGATGACCTGATTAATgagatttaaaagaagaaaaagggtaccTTGCTCTTGGTAATAGAGTCATTGACATTAATGGCGGGGAAGAGCAATGTGTCGTAAGCTTGCATCTGATACAGTCTCTTCACACCAATGGTGGTCTCTTCAAAAACACCAATCAAAGTCGACTTCATCTTGCGATACTTCTTTGGGTCAGTCTTCAACCCATCCCTAATAATCGCAAGCACGATCTGAAACTCAATATTATCAGTCGAGGCCGGATCTTGCATCTTCCCGGTCTTCTCGAACTCCTTCTCGGCCTTCACTCCCTCATGGATGAGCAAAGTAGAATTACCACCATCATCAACAATGAGATCTGGACCACCATTAGGACCCCAATAAATAGCCATCTCAGTGCACCACCAGTTTTCCAGAAGGGTCTCACCCTTCCACGCGAACACGGCAACACTGTCACTAGCGATGACGGCAACGACATGGTCCTTTGTAAGAAAATGTTGCAGGAGCACCAGCGAACCTCAGCACCCAGAGCAGTTAGGATTTTGATGAGAACGTAAGTTTGAATGGTCATGTGAAGAGAATCAGGGATCCTAACTCCTTTAAAGGGTTGCACAGAGCCGAATTCGGTTCTGCACGACATCAAACCAGGCATCTCAACCTTGGCGAGCTCGATCGAAATCGGCTTGAGACATGTCTTTAACCTTGTATTCCTGACCTGATGAGGTCTTCTCTGCAACAAGCTGAACCATTGCCATTGcttcaaagcaaaaaaaaaaagatatcaagCACACAAGAGATTCGATTTCCGAATGCTTACTTTCTAAGCTGAACTACGAGTAATGGAGATCCAAACCGGTCGGGTTCGTGGTGGGTAGATGGGTTAGGTCATTGGTTGCAGGAGgatgaggaggagaagaagaagcaacaagaagaagaagatgagtcaTTCATACCCATGTCTGTCCATGTCCTactgtcatcatcgccgggatgataaaattcagcgtctacacaaCCTTCAAAACTTCTACCACTTTTACCGTCTCTCAACAAGGCAAAACTTCTTGCTTTCTGCAGCCCTTCTCAATTTGGACATCTCGAGGAACAAAAATCAATCTCTGATAAAGAAAAgcacaaagggaaaggaaaagaatgtTTTAATGTAAGGAAGTTCAGAACCCAAAGAATCAAGAGACCTATCCGGTCTTCCGATGTTTTTCTCAACTCCAACTCCCACTCTGCTCTTTCCTATCTCTCTATTCACGGCTATGCTGTTGGTTTCTCCCAACCTGACCAATCCATGTCCTCCGTCTTAGCCTTCCTGTGGAAACCTTTCCACCCCAAAACTATTAAAATACTCATTTCTGGAGAATTCAAAGCTTCCTTCTACAATATCCAGGATAAGATGTATGTCCTTGACCTCCAACCTTGGTGGTACAGTCAATCCCTACTATACCTTTTTGTTGATCCACCATATTCCAAAGGCTTCAAGGAAAACAACAATTTCTTCACTATTTTGATTCAACTCATTTCAATCCCTCCATCCTGTTTCATTGAAAAAGATATTCTCAAGGTTGCTTCTAGTATAGGATcccctctttccatttccatgAATCCATCCTCCTTCAATCTTCCAGCTTCTTCTGCAAGAGTTAAAATCCTCTTTCCCAAACGACAATCTATCATTAATTCTACCAACTTCTTTACCCTTGATGGAGTCATCCACCCAGTCAGTGTCAAATATGAACTCTACCTCCTCTGTAACCATTGTGGAAGGCTAACCTACTACTCCTCTCAATGTCCGGGAAACCCTGCTACTTTTGATAATCCAAACTCCTTAGAAGCCATAAAAGTTCAGGAACTTTTCCCTGAATGCCCAGATGCAAACATTGCTGCCATCCTTGTAATGCCATCAATCACTCAATCCATACTGTCTGTTCAACTCAACCAAAAATCATCTACCTCCTCCTCACCTTTTTGTATGGATCATGTGCACCCCAACCACAAACCAGCCAcctcaccatcaccacctcGTCATAACCTTGAACAACATCCTTTTAAAACCCCACCCCACATCCCCAATACCTGACCAACCCAAACAAACACACAACACCCAAAACTCGGACAAAACAATTACTTTAACCCAATTCCCTAGTCACAATTTTAATCAACCGACCTGTATCACCATAAATTACCTCCTACCTTCTACCCTAACTCCTAACATCACACTGACACCTATTCCAACACCTTCCGCCAACTCTCCAACACAAACCCAATCTAACCCTAATTTCCCACACCCTCCTGCTACTTCAATAGCCTGCTGAAACCCAAAATCCCCTGAAAGGATGGCATCTACGGTTCCTCCCCAAGACTGTACCCAACAAGCACCTTATAAAGAGCATCTGGACCAGCAAGTAGACCCACGGTTCTACCAAAGATCCCTCTATCAAAAACCTCaaagaaaataggaaaggaAGAGATCTTCCACCTCTGACGAGGACAAAGACGATGACTCCATTGAGCTCAAAATCTTCCAAAAAATTTCTGTCGATATCCTCAACATCTCTAAATCACCAGACATTCTCTCGGCCCAAATGAAAGACTGGGTTTGTGAACTGAAGACAGAAGTGGAAACACACCacttttcacaaaaaaaaagagaaacatcaGAATTGGTGAGGATCCTAAGGTTGGCGCTGAGGCGGGTCTGCGAGCTGAGGACAAGGAGTCaaccccttcttcttctgcgGTAAATTTCTCTGTTCATGATTATTTCATTGTTGTTATTGCTTATTTTTATCTATTTCTTTGTTGTTGCTTAAAATTTctaaacatttttcttttcgaACCAATTCACTTCCTTTCCACCATGTTCATCTTTAGTTGGAATGTTCGTGGACTCTGTTCTAGGTCCACCTGAAGAGCCCTCTCTTCTCATATGAATAAATGGAAACCTGATTTATTGTTCTTGTGTGAAACTAAGCTTTCTAATCCTGATGATAATTCCTTGCCAAAATGTTGCACGTCTTTCTATTCTATTGGGTTTTTAAGGAGCTCGGGATCCTAGGGTTACCTAAAACAAAGCTTGTTCGACAAACTTCTAAATTTAGAATCCCAACCCCCTGACGAGATTTCTTTTCACCTCATCAAAGAAACTGAACAAAATCTCAACCTCATCCTCGAGTCTGAAGAACTTTTTTGGATGCAAAAATCAAGACTCTTACATTAGTGACGGGGACAGGAATATCAAATACTACCATTCTGTGGATAATTGTAACCTCTGAGTTTACTCCTCTCTTCACCTCATCGACTCACAGGGCAATATGATCACTGATCCCCCCTGATTGCTTCCAAATTTATTGATTACCTACATGACCTCTTCAATTCTGTCGACCGTCTTGATCCCTCCTTTGTTGAAAGTATTTTCAATCCTATCATCTCCCCCTCTGACAATCTCTCTCAATTCTCTCCCTtctgaagaagaaatcaagaatgcAGTCTTTAGCATAGGTGCTATCAAAGCCTTAAGAATGGATGGTTTTCCAGCGTTTTTCGACCAACATAACTAGGAACTTATAAAGACCAATATTTTTAAATTGATACATGATTTCTTTCTAAATCACACACTACCTCCCACATCAAACCATACTCTCATTGCtcttattccaaaaaaaagCGGGAGAAAATAAAGT
This window encodes:
- the LOC122652223 gene encoding microfibrillar-associated protein 1-like, producing the protein MSVTAGVSDTVIAIRDKLRGKIGQTKVKRYWPGKAPEWADDADEDGDIKVAKSVALEKAFPRQDEDSLVFRKDDPRLRRLAENRADNREEVRADHRRIRQAEIVSTEEEENRRQEGLDLEEEDEDALEERRRRIREKLLQRQQEEAALLPEEDEEEAEEEEEEESEYETDSEEEMMGIAMVKPVFVPRTERDTIAERERLEEEERALEEKLKMKLEERKIETKQIVVEEIRKDEEIQKNMEVEANIADVDTDDEVNEAEEYETWKAREIARIKRDREDREAMLKEKEEIEKVRNMTDEERREWERKNPKPASQPKQKWKFMQKYYHKGAFYQSAPDDHAATAGTDQVFTRDFSAPTGEDKMDKTILPKVMQVKHFGRSGRTKWTHLVNEDTTDWNNPWTYNDPLRAKYNAKMAGMNAPIAKPKGSKKLKEWESR